From a single Helicovermis profundi genomic region:
- the pheS gene encoding phenylalanine--tRNA ligase subunit alpha — protein MKEKLKVILADAKESLKNVDSLKKLEENRIKFLGKKGELTAILKGMGRLSKEERPEMGKIVNEVRSEIEKMLEDAKKEAKQKELALQLEKEKIDITLPGKSAKTGHRHPLTQVLDEIKDIFIGMGFKIAEGPEVETVYNNFDALNSPKDHPSRSTSDTFYINDKLLLRTQTSPVQIRTMKSQKPPIKIISPGRCFRFDELDATHSPMFHQIEGLVIDKNITMADLKGTLDMIAKRVFGETTKTKFRPHYFPFTEPSAEVDVTCFKCGGEGCKVCKGSGWIEILGCGMVHPKVLEECGIDSEVYSGFAFGMGLDRITMLKHEVDDIRLFFENDMRFIDQF, from the coding sequence ATGAAAGAAAAATTAAAAGTAATTTTAGCAGATGCAAAAGAATCGCTTAAAAATGTTGATTCTCTAAAGAAATTAGAAGAAAATCGAATAAAATTTTTAGGTAAAAAAGGTGAACTTACTGCTATTCTTAAAGGAATGGGAAGATTATCAAAAGAAGAAAGACCTGAAATGGGTAAAATTGTTAATGAAGTAAGAAGTGAAATAGAGAAAATGCTTGAAGATGCAAAAAAAGAAGCTAAGCAAAAAGAATTAGCACTTCAACTTGAAAAAGAGAAAATTGATATTACTCTTCCAGGAAAATCTGCTAAAACTGGGCATAGACATCCGTTAACACAAGTACTTGATGAGATAAAAGATATTTTTATTGGTATGGGATTTAAAATTGCAGAGGGACCAGAAGTAGAAACGGTATATAATAATTTTGATGCACTTAATTCACCAAAAGATCATCCATCGAGAAGTACTTCAGATACTTTTTATATAAATGATAAATTACTACTTAGGACTCAAACTTCTCCAGTTCAAATTAGAACAATGAAAAGTCAAAAGCCACCAATTAAAATAATTTCACCGGGTAGATGCTTTAGATTTGATGAATTAGATGCAACTCATTCACCAATGTTCCATCAAATTGAGGGTCTTGTAATAGATAAGAATATTACAATGGCCGATTTAAAAGGAACTTTAGATATGATTGCTAAAAGAGTATTCGGTGAAACAACTAAAACGAAATTCAGACCTCACTATTTTCCTTTTACTGAGCCAAGTGCAGAAGTTGATGTTACATGTTTTAAATGCGGCGGTGAAGGGTGTAAAGTATGTAAGGGAAGTGGATGGATTGAAATTTTAGGATGTGGAATGGTGCATCCAAAAGTTTTAGAAGAATGTGGAATTGATTCAGAAGTATACAGTGGTTTTGCGTTTGGAATGGGACTTGATAGAATTACTATGCTTAAGCATGAAGTAGATGATATAAGGTTATTTTTTGAAAACGATATGAGATTTATTGATCAATTTTAA
- the pheT gene encoding phenylalanine--tRNA ligase subunit beta yields the protein MLIPVKWLNDYVDVKNIDIKELEDRLIMTGSNTETVTKITEKIEKIVVGKIKSIDKHPDADKLLIMQADVGEEENIQIVTGAKNCSVNDFVPVVRAGGKIADGTKIKKGKLRGEVSLGMFCSFEELGYDVKVIPKEYNDGIYILNGEYTPGEDIKTAIKELDDNIIEFEITPNRADCLSLIGMARETAATFERELVYPKIEINKEILDVNDFISVSIEDEKKCNRYVARVVKNVKIEPSPDWLKVKLMNAGMRPTNNIVDITNYVMLEYGQPIHAFDIDTLKDKKIVVRDAKIDESITTLDGKERTLDKEMLVIADGEKAVAIAGIMGGENTEISNSTKNILIEVAHFEKSNIRETSRKLGLRSEASSRFEKGISSKYCNTVVDRVCQLIEELSCGEIVKGSVDINPIKSNSVKIDARVKRINDLIGINLSAEEMLKIFEKLEFVAKINGDTIEVEIPQFRLDIESEIDLVEEIARMYGYDNIPLTLPKGSEWGAKTNGQNIEDIAKDILVAQGMNEITTYSFVSPKSLDLIRIQSESILRNQVTIINPLGEEYSVMRTSLVPNLLDIISRNYNRKVNDLRAFEIGNLFFTRVNDKNELPIEKKSMVIGTYGENEDFYTIKGMTEVLLNNLGIKNFDFVVEKNHPTYHPGRCANIIWGNHILGTIGEVHPEVLDNFNVDCKVYLAEIDFNIIMQITRLDVIYKPIPKYPSTSRDIALIVKDEVTNAQIIKIINENAGKLLEAVKLFDVYKGKQIEEGYKSMAYSLTFRSSEKTLVDEEVNVIYNKILDKLKEFGANLR from the coding sequence ATGTTAATTCCAGTAAAATGGCTAAATGATTATGTAGATGTTAAAAATATAGATATTAAAGAATTAGAAGATAGACTAATAATGACAGGTTCCAATACAGAAACAGTTACTAAAATAACAGAAAAAATTGAGAAAATTGTTGTTGGTAAAATCAAGTCAATAGATAAACACCCAGATGCTGATAAATTATTAATTATGCAAGCTGATGTTGGTGAAGAAGAAAACATTCAAATAGTAACGGGTGCAAAAAATTGTAGTGTTAATGATTTTGTCCCAGTTGTTAGAGCTGGTGGTAAAATTGCTGATGGTACTAAAATTAAAAAAGGTAAATTAAGAGGAGAAGTATCACTTGGAATGTTTTGCTCTTTTGAAGAGTTAGGATATGATGTAAAGGTAATACCTAAAGAATATAATGATGGTATTTATATTTTAAACGGCGAATATACTCCGGGTGAAGATATTAAAACAGCAATTAAAGAATTAGATGATAATATTATTGAATTTGAAATAACACCAAATAGAGCAGATTGCTTAAGTTTAATTGGTATGGCTAGAGAAACTGCAGCAACATTTGAAAGAGAATTAGTTTATCCCAAAATAGAAATTAATAAAGAAATATTAGATGTAAATGATTTTATTTCTGTATCAATTGAAGATGAAAAAAAATGTAATCGTTATGTAGCAAGAGTAGTCAAAAATGTAAAAATTGAACCATCACCGGACTGGTTAAAAGTTAAACTTATGAACGCAGGTATGAGACCTACAAACAATATTGTAGATATTACAAATTATGTTATGCTTGAGTATGGTCAACCAATTCATGCTTTTGATATTGATACATTAAAAGATAAAAAAATAGTAGTAAGAGATGCTAAAATTGATGAATCTATTACAACACTTGATGGTAAAGAAAGAACTCTTGATAAGGAAATGCTTGTAATAGCGGATGGAGAAAAAGCTGTTGCAATCGCTGGAATTATGGGCGGGGAAAACACAGAGATTTCTAATAGTACCAAAAATATTTTAATTGAAGTAGCACACTTTGAAAAATCAAATATTAGAGAAACTTCAAGAAAACTTGGACTAAGATCAGAAGCATCATCTAGATTCGAAAAAGGTATTTCTTCTAAGTATTGTAATACAGTGGTAGACAGAGTTTGTCAGCTTATAGAAGAATTATCATGTGGAGAAATCGTTAAAGGCTCTGTAGATATAAATCCAATAAAATCAAACAGTGTTAAAATTGATGCAAGAGTAAAAAGAATAAATGATTTGATTGGAATAAATTTAAGCGCTGAGGAAATGCTTAAAATATTTGAAAAACTTGAGTTTGTCGCAAAAATAAATGGCGATACAATAGAAGTAGAAATCCCGCAATTTAGACTTGATATTGAATCTGAAATTGATTTAGTAGAAGAAATAGCTAGAATGTATGGATATGATAATATACCTCTTACACTTCCAAAAGGGAGCGAGTGGGGAGCGAAAACTAATGGACAAAATATAGAAGATATTGCTAAGGATATTTTAGTAGCTCAAGGTATGAATGAAATTACAACATATTCATTTGTAAGTCCTAAATCTTTGGATTTAATTAGAATTCAATCTGAAAGTATACTTAGAAATCAAGTAACGATTATTAATCCTTTAGGTGAAGAATATAGTGTTATGAGAACGTCTTTAGTTCCGAATTTATTAGATATAATTTCTAGAAATTATAATAGAAAAGTAAATGACTTAAGAGCATTTGAAATTGGAAATTTATTTTTTACAAGAGTAAATGATAAAAACGAACTTCCTATAGAAAAAAAATCAATGGTTATTGGAACTTATGGGGAAAATGAAGATTTTTATACAATTAAAGGAATGACAGAAGTATTATTAAATAATCTTGGTATAAAGAATTTTGATTTTGTTGTAGAAAAAAATCATCCAACATATCATCCAGGTCGATGTGCTAATATTATTTGGGGGAATCATATACTTGGAACAATTGGAGAAGTTCATCCGGAAGTATTAGACAATTTTAATGTAGATTGCAAAGTATATTTAGCAGAAATTGATTTTAATATTATTATGCAAATTACAAGGTTAGATGTTATCTATAAACCAATTCCTAAATACCCTTCAACTTCAAGAGATATTGCATTAATAGTGAAAGATGAAGTAACAAATGCCCAGATAATTAAAATTATAAATGAAAATGCTGGTAAACTTCTAGAAGCGGTTAAATTGTTTGACGTTTATAAAGGTAAACAAATTGAAGAAGGATACAAATCAATGGCCTATTCTTTGACATTTAGATCTTCAGAAAAAACTTTAGTAGATGAAGAAGTCAATGTTATTTACAATAAAATTTTAGATAAACTTAAAGAATTTGGAGCTAATTTAAGATAA
- the zapA gene encoding cell division protein ZapA, with amino-acid sequence MTLKNKVIVRIFGQEYTLKSEDSREHMQRVSNLVDDKMNEIADANKKLSTSMIAVLATLNMTDEYVKISNKLEEMKNKIDNPESEIRKLNQKLEVLEIKLNEKTSENEILMGNLSEIQKKFSENEIEAINLKSKIYELNNELAHKNLEIDSFNDENLEANSQKDKEINRLNEELGEKKLVNRELSSTIEEFKNTVSELEEKVRKYDLKFEAKNKELMLKEEELDDIYIKTEEMKNEIKFNLEHVLALKEEVAIKDNEISIAWKKYNQAENELNEFIEEFDTN; translated from the coding sequence ATGACATTGAAAAATAAAGTGATAGTGAGAATATTCGGACAAGAGTATACCTTAAAAAGCGAAGATTCTAGAGAACATATGCAAAGAGTATCAAATTTAGTTGATGATAAAATGAATGAAATTGCCGATGCAAATAAGAAATTAAGTACGTCAATGATTGCAGTTTTAGCAACTTTAAATATGACTGATGAATATGTGAAAATTTCAAATAAACTAGAAGAGATGAAAAACAAAATTGATAATCCAGAATCAGAAATTAGAAAACTTAATCAAAAATTAGAAGTATTAGAAATTAAGTTAAATGAAAAAACTTCTGAGAATGAAATATTAATGGGTAATTTAAGCGAAATTCAGAAAAAGTTTTCTGAAAATGAAATTGAGGCTATTAATTTAAAAAGTAAAATATACGAATTAAATAACGAACTTGCTCACAAAAATCTTGAAATAGATTCTTTTAACGATGAGAATTTAGAAGCAAATTCACAAAAAGATAAAGAAATAAATCGTCTTAATGAAGAGCTTGGTGAAAAGAAACTTGTAAATAGAGAGCTAAGTAGTACTATAGAAGAATTTAAAAATACAGTATCAGAATTAGAAGAAAAAGTAAGAAAATATGATTTGAAATTTGAAGCGAAAAATAAAGAATTGATGTTAAAAGAAGAAGAGCTTGATGATATATATATAAAAACAGAGGAAATGAAAAATGAAATTAAATTTAATCTAGAACATGTTTTAGCATTAAAAGAAGAAGTTGCGATTAAAGATAATGAAATTTCTATTGCTTGGAAAAAATATAATCAGGCGGAAAATGAACTTAATGAATTTATAGAAGAATTTGATACTAATTAG
- a CDS encoding IS110 family transposase, whose product MIFVGIDVASSKHDITITSSNGEVLTKCFTIQNDFEGFKKLRMLILSHTESIDDIRIGIEETGIYSQNISNFLALQGFYVLMINPVLTSNSRKALSPRLTKTDQVDAYAICKYVEFNHKRHNSYTPTLYISNELKSLSRARIEVQKKLNKAKTEWTRLLDITFPEFRHQFNQHSNWVYKLFSDYPTTIKISNMHISTLESIIKCRGNRFEIAKTIKTLSKNTIGNVNITNEILINSTLEDIFHYKRQMDRFEIEINKIIDAHFSFLLSIPGVGHITAGLIVGEIGDIHRFDHPKSLLAFAGLDPTIYQSGNFIAKNSHISKRGSRYLRTAIFTATKVAIINSKIKDNKFRDKYLLKIKEGKHHNSAICHAAKNMSNTIYAIMKTGIAFNNLL is encoded by the coding sequence ATGATCTTTGTCGGTATTGATGTAGCTTCTTCTAAGCATGACATCACAATTACTTCAAGTAATGGTGAGGTGCTCACCAAATGTTTTACTATTCAAAATGATTTTGAGGGGTTTAAAAAACTCCGTATGCTAATTCTATCCCATACGGAGTCTATTGATGACATTCGTATAGGAATTGAAGAAACCGGAATATACTCTCAAAATATTTCTAATTTTCTTGCGTTACAAGGCTTTTATGTCTTAATGATTAATCCAGTATTAACAAGTAATAGTCGTAAAGCTCTTTCACCAAGACTGACTAAAACAGATCAAGTTGATGCTTATGCTATATGCAAGTACGTAGAATTTAATCATAAACGTCACAATTCCTATACACCTACATTATACATTTCAAATGAATTAAAGTCACTATCTAGAGCAAGAATTGAAGTTCAAAAAAAACTCAATAAAGCAAAAACTGAGTGGACACGACTACTAGATATTACTTTCCCAGAATTTAGACATCAATTTAATCAACATTCAAACTGGGTTTACAAACTTTTTTCTGATTATCCTACAACTATAAAAATTTCTAATATGCATATTTCAACTCTTGAATCTATTATAAAATGCCGTGGTAATAGATTCGAAATAGCTAAAACAATTAAAACATTATCTAAAAACACAATCGGTAATGTTAATATTACAAATGAAATACTGATTAATTCTACTCTTGAGGACATTTTTCATTACAAACGACAAATGGATAGATTTGAGATAGAAATAAACAAGATTATTGATGCTCATTTTTCTTTCTTACTTAGTATACCTGGTGTTGGACATATTACTGCCGGCCTAATTGTCGGTGAAATCGGTGATATACATCGATTTGATCATCCTAAAAGCCTACTTGCTTTTGCAGGACTTGATCCTACAATATATCAGTCAGGTAACTTTATAGCTAAAAATTCTCATATATCTAAACGTGGATCAAGATATTTACGTACTGCAATATTTACCGCTACTAAAGTAGCTATAATAAATTCTAAAATTAAAGATAACAAATTTAGAGATAAATATTTACTAAAGATCAAAGAAGGTAAACATCATAACTCGGCAATTTGCCATGCTGCAAAAAATATGTCAAATACTATTTACGCGATTATGAAAACTGGTATTGCATTTAATAATTTATTGTAG
- a CDS encoding U32 family peptidase, with protein MIELLAPVGTKEGLIAAVQNGADAVYLAGKSFGARKFANNFNRDELIDAISYCHIRDVKVYVTVNTIVFDNEFNELVDFVGFLYNNDVDAIIMQDIGAFKVIKNKYPLLEIHASTQMSIQTVSDAKYLSSLGISRIVVGREMSLKEIKEINDTVDVDIEVFVHGSLCISQSGQCLISSMIGGRSGNRGSCAQACRQKYDLVNIDYDSKINSPHGEYLLSPRDLMTLDDIDKIINTGAISLKIEGRMKRDEYVATVVDSYRKAIDNVIDDKEISSKDDINKLKQFNRLFTKGHLFSERNQDLMSNEYTGIQGEKIAKVLKYYQDKKQVEIELFNDLCQNDEIQIRRGFNTVGARVETMFSNKNRIKEAVKNQRVRVNFKHFCKPGEILYKTFDVEVMNNAKESYRKENKKLPIECEIFITEGLTSNLIIKDSRGNEVNILGEKNAEIAQNKALTEEDVRNNLSKLGNTPYFIEKLIINIDEKVYLPAKEINNLRRKAIEELDMLRKNIYGREFENTEYNLTNKHNSIKTDMSFTYSVHTFDQFLALVDLDIKEIMLENSYIFKECLDYINEENIDVNIIPIIYKSTLEENHSKFIKLFNDYCVKDVMITNYGHIIHYIDKFNLLTDYSMNVVNSNSSEFYNSLGFKRITLSPELNIKQIEKMYTSENLEIIGYGYIPVMNLKYCPISNVFGSEKNCGICEKDNYGLKDKKDYIFPLLRKENCNMEVMNSNKLFLVNYLNELENSGVSYYRMNFIFENPNEVKNVIKIHNDFRSTGNFDNNERFYKKLIKEGITKGHIKRGVE; from the coding sequence ATGATTGAATTATTGGCACCAGTGGGAACTAAAGAAGGACTAATTGCTGCTGTTCAAAATGGAGCAGATGCAGTATATTTAGCAGGTAAATCTTTTGGAGCTAGAAAATTTGCAAATAATTTTAATAGAGATGAATTAATTGATGCAATTTCTTATTGTCATATTAGAGATGTAAAAGTATATGTTACTGTGAATACAATAGTTTTTGATAATGAATTTAATGAACTTGTCGATTTTGTTGGATTTTTATACAATAATGATGTTGATGCAATAATAATGCAAGATATAGGTGCATTTAAAGTAATAAAAAATAAATATCCGCTTCTAGAAATTCATGCAAGTACACAAATGTCTATTCAGACTGTATCTGATGCTAAGTATCTTTCTAGTTTAGGTATTTCAAGAATTGTTGTTGGGCGAGAAATGTCATTAAAAGAAATAAAAGAAATAAATGATACTGTTGATGTAGATATAGAAGTTTTTGTACATGGTTCTCTTTGTATTTCACAGTCAGGACAGTGTTTAATTAGTAGTATGATAGGTGGCAGAAGCGGAAACCGTGGAAGTTGTGCACAGGCTTGTAGGCAAAAATATGATTTGGTTAATATTGATTATGATTCAAAAATTAATTCTCCGCACGGTGAGTATTTACTAAGTCCAAGAGATCTTATGACTTTAGATGATATAGATAAAATTATTAATACAGGAGCAATTTCTTTAAAAATTGAAGGTCGAATGAAACGTGACGAGTACGTGGCAACTGTAGTTGATTCATATAGAAAAGCTATTGATAATGTTATTGATGATAAAGAAATTTCTAGTAAAGATGATATTAATAAGCTAAAACAATTTAACAGATTATTTACTAAAGGTCATTTGTTTTCTGAAAGAAATCAAGACTTAATGTCTAATGAATATACAGGTATACAAGGCGAGAAGATTGCTAAGGTACTCAAATATTATCAAGATAAAAAACAAGTTGAAATTGAACTTTTTAATGATCTTTGTCAGAATGATGAAATACAAATAAGAAGAGGCTTTAATACAGTTGGTGCTAGAGTTGAAACGATGTTTTCAAATAAAAATAGGATTAAAGAAGCTGTTAAAAATCAAAGAGTAAGAGTGAATTTTAAACATTTTTGTAAACCAGGTGAAATTTTATATAAAACTTTTGACGTAGAAGTTATGAATAATGCAAAAGAATCATATAGAAAAGAAAATAAAAAATTACCTATAGAATGTGAAATATTTATTACAGAAGGGTTGACATCAAATTTAATTATTAAAGATAGTAGAGGTAATGAAGTAAATATATTAGGTGAAAAAAATGCAGAAATAGCCCAAAATAAGGCCTTAACTGAAGAAGATGTTAGAAATAATTTAAGTAAATTAGGAAATACGCCTTATTTTATTGAAAAATTAATTATTAATATTGATGAAAAAGTGTATTTGCCTGCAAAAGAAATAAATAACTTAAGAAGGAAAGCTATTGAAGAATTAGATATGCTTAGAAAAAATATATATGGTAGAGAGTTTGAAAATACAGAGTATAATTTAACAAATAAACATAATTCTATAAAAACGGATATGAGTTTTACTTATTCTGTTCATACATTTGATCAATTTCTAGCATTAGTTGACTTAGATATAAAAGAAATAATGCTTGAAAATTCTTATATTTTTAAGGAATGTTTGGATTATATTAATGAAGAAAATATTGATGTAAATATTATTCCGATTATTTATAAAAGTACATTAGAAGAAAATCATAGTAAATTTATTAAACTTTTTAATGATTATTGTGTAAAAGACGTGATGATAACAAATTATGGCCATATAATACATTATATTGATAAATTTAATTTACTTACAGATTACAGTATGAATGTAGTTAATTCTAATAGTAGCGAATTTTATAATTCTTTAGGATTTAAAAGAATAACCCTTTCGCCAGAATTAAATATAAAGCAAATAGAAAAAATGTATACCAGTGAAAATTTGGAAATTATAGGATATGGATATATTCCAGTTATGAATTTGAAATATTGTCCAATTTCAAATGTATTTGGAAGTGAAAAGAATTGTGGAATATGTGAGAAAGATAATTACGGTCTTAAAGATAAAAAAGATTATATTTTTCCACTTCTTAGAAAAGAAAATTGTAATATGGAAGTGATGAATTCAAATAAATTATTTTTAGTAAACTATTTAAATGAATTAGAGAATTCAGGAGTTTCATATTATAGAATGAACTTTATTTTTGAAAATCCTAACGAGGTCAAAAATGTTATAAAAATCCACAATGATTTTAGAAGTACTGGTAACTTTGATAATAATGAAAGATTTTATAAAAAGTTAATTAAAGAAGGAATCACTAAAGGGCATATTAAAAGAGGTGTCGAGTAG
- a CDS encoding endonuclease MutS2: MNKRSLRVLEFNKIIELLKLEITSNVGKNIAENLVPSSNIEVVRESLKETSEALSLIIRKGNFPSGPIFDLKKYLKLAQIGSSLNTKQLIETSDTLRTSRRIKSFIEGNDSEIYPKLFSYSNSITMLKGVEDEINNAIIGEDIISDKASSKLKNIRKSIENKNTSIRQKLDSIVKSSSNQKYLQDAIVTIRQGRFVVPVKSEYRSMIKGIIHDQSSTGSTLYIEPYAIVDFNNELSQLKIDEKEEIERILMELSALVGQSANEIRLNIEMVSIIDFIIGKGKLSLKYNGVEPILNERGYVNIKSARHPLINKKDIVANNIYIGENFNILLITGPNTGGKTVTIKTLGLLSLMNQAGLHIPANHNSQMSIFTNVFADIGDEQSIEQSLSTFSSHMTNIVEIIRDVDAKSLVLFDELGAGTDPTEGAALAMSILSFLHKKNITAVATTHYSELKEFALLTDRVENASVEFNVETLSPTYKLLIGVPGKSNAFEISKKLGLREDIIEESKIFIKRENIEFEKILETIEENRKEAQKEKDEAVRMRIEIENLKKQVNEKKEKLSSQKDRILRDAKSEARKLLKDSKEESERIIKELRGLSESNDKEKNRKIEEARRKLKRKLENTEENIFEKTIDYKKIPKNLKIGDTVKLINLDQIGNALTKPDSDGNLTVQVGIMKIKTNKKDLLLIKEKKEHSSSKKISKSYTINSANISPELDLRGYNVEEAILELDKYLDDVYLSSVKSVTIIHGKGTGALKSGLKSFFQKHSHIKSFREGVYGEGGSGVTVLEIK; encoded by the coding sequence ATGAATAAAAGAAGTTTAAGAGTACTTGAATTTAATAAAATTATTGAATTATTAAAATTAGAAATTACTTCAAATGTTGGGAAAAATATTGCTGAGAATTTAGTACCATCTTCTAATATTGAAGTGGTAAGGGAATCACTAAAAGAGACTTCAGAAGCATTAAGTTTAATTATTAGAAAAGGAAATTTTCCGAGCGGTCCAATATTTGATTTGAAAAAATATTTGAAATTAGCTCAAATAGGTTCTAGTTTAAATACAAAACAATTAATAGAAACCTCAGATACACTTAGGACATCTAGAAGGATTAAAAGTTTTATAGAAGGAAATGATTCTGAAATTTATCCTAAATTATTTTCTTACTCAAATAGTATTACCATGCTAAAAGGTGTAGAAGATGAAATTAATAATGCTATTATTGGTGAAGATATAATCTCTGATAAAGCTAGCTCGAAACTTAAAAATATAAGAAAAAGTATAGAAAATAAAAATACTTCTATTAGGCAAAAACTTGATTCAATAGTTAAATCATCTTCAAATCAAAAATATCTTCAAGATGCGATTGTAACTATAAGACAGGGAAGATTTGTAGTTCCGGTCAAGAGTGAATACAGGTCTATGATTAAAGGAATAATACATGATCAATCCTCTACAGGGTCTACTCTTTATATTGAGCCATATGCAATTGTAGATTTTAATAATGAATTAAGTCAACTTAAAATTGATGAAAAGGAAGAAATAGAAAGAATTTTAATGGAGTTAAGTGCTTTAGTTGGTCAAAGTGCAAATGAAATAAGATTAAATATTGAAATGGTAAGTATTATTGATTTTATAATAGGAAAAGGAAAATTATCATTAAAATATAATGGAGTTGAACCGATATTAAATGAGAGAGGATATGTAAATATTAAATCTGCTCGTCATCCATTAATTAATAAAAAAGATATAGTTGCAAATAATATTTACATTGGTGAAAATTTTAATATTTTGCTTATAACTGGCCCTAATACTGGAGGAAAAACTGTAACAATAAAAACTTTAGGATTGCTTTCATTAATGAATCAAGCTGGACTTCATATACCTGCAAATCACAATTCCCAGATGTCCATTTTTACAAATGTTTTTGCTGATATTGGTGATGAACAGAGTATTGAACAGAGTTTAAGTACATTTTCTTCTCATATGACTAATATTGTAGAGATTATTAGAGATGTGGATGCAAAATCATTAGTTTTATTTGATGAACTAGGAGCAGGGACTGATCCTACTGAGGGAGCGGCTCTTGCTATGAGTATTTTATCATTTCTTCATAAAAAAAATATTACTGCAGTTGCTACTACACATTATAGTGAACTTAAAGAATTTGCCTTACTTACAGATAGAGTTGAAAATGCATCAGTTGAATTTAATGTAGAAACCCTTAGCCCAACTTATAAACTTTTAATAGGCGTACCAGGTAAGTCAAATGCTTTTGAAATATCAAAAAAACTTGGACTTAGGGAAGATATTATTGAAGAATCTAAGATATTTATTAAAAGAGAAAATATAGAGTTTGAAAAGATTTTAGAAACTATAGAAGAAAATAGAAAAGAAGCTCAAAAAGAAAAAGATGAAGCTGTTCGTATGAGGATAGAAATAGAAAATCTTAAAAAGCAAGTTAATGAAAAGAAAGAAAAATTAAGTTCTCAAAAGGATAGAATTCTTAGAGATGCAAAATCTGAGGCAAGAAAATTACTTAAAGATTCTAAAGAAGAATCAGAGAGAATAATAAAAGAATTAAGGGGCTTATCTGAATCTAATGATAAAGAAAAAAATAGAAAAATAGAAGAAGCTAGAAGAAAATTAAAAAGAAAACTAGAAAATACTGAAGAAAATATTTTTGAAAAAACTATTGATTATAAAAAAATACCAAAAAATTTGAAAATAGGTGATACAGTAAAATTAATTAATCTAGATCAAATAGGAAATGCTTTAACGAAACCTGATTCAGATGGAAACTTAACGGTTCAAGTTGGAATTATGAAAATTAAGACTAATAAAAAAGACTTACTACTTATTAAGGAGAAAAAAGAACATTCTTCTTCTAAAAAAATAAGTAAATCTTACACTATAAACTCTGCTAATATAAGTCCAGAGCTTGATTTAAGAGGTTATAATGTAGAAGAGGCTATTTTAGAATTAGACAAATATCTAGATGATGTATATCTTTCAAGCGTTAAATCGGTCACTATAATTCATGGTAAAGGCACAGGAGCGTTAAAAAGTGGACTAAAGAGTTTCTTTCAAAAACATTCGCATATAAAGTCTTTTAGAGAAGGCGTATATGGTGAAGGTGGTTCAGGAGTCACAGTATTAGAAATTAAATAA
- a CDS encoding DUF523 domain-containing protein, which produces MILVSACLLGINCKYNGENNKNQKVIDYVLGKKFLPICPEQLGGLTTPRLPAEIIGDKVFLTNGEDVTSKFEKGSLEIMKYTELLPIDFAILKDGSPSCGSEFVYDGNFTGTKIKGEGITTEELRKKGVKVINENNL; this is translated from the coding sequence ATGATTTTAGTTAGCGCATGTTTATTGGGTATAAATTGTAAATATAATGGCGAAAATAATAAAAATCAAAAGGTTATTGATTATGTATTAGGAAAGAAGTTTTTACCAATTTGCCCAGAACAATTAGGTGGACTTACTACTCCAAGGTTACCAGCAGAAATAATTGGAGATAAAGTTTTTTTGACAAACGGGGAAGATGTTACTAGTAAATTTGAAAAGGGATCATTAGAGATTATGAAGTATACTGAATTACTTCCGATTGACTTTGCAATATTAAAAGACGGAAGTCCTTCTTGTGGCAGTGAATTTGTTTATGATGGAAATTTTACTGGAACAAAAATAAAAGGAGAAGGTATTACAACAGAAGAGTTAAGAAAAAAAGGTGTAAAAGTTATAAATGAAAATAATTTATAG